The Rhodopirellula halodulae genome includes the window GAGCGGAATGCTGGCCGTGCCGAAAGAGGTCTGCATCTGCAGTTGAGTCGTGTCCGTCAGGGTCCCTTCGATCTGTGAGTCGTTGACCAATTCGACGGTGACGCTCAAAGGACGAGCCTTGGAGCTGACCTTGGCGTCCTGGACCGGCGCGGCTTTGGTCGGTTCAGCCTTGGCAGGAGAAGCCTTGGGCAGTTCTTCGTCCTGAGCGTTTGCCACGGTGGCGGTCAGCACCAAAGCAAAGGCCAGGCAAGCGTGTGAGCAACGGCGTTTCATCTGAAAACTCCGAGGAAAAATCTGGCAAGTGGAGGACCGCTCCGCCAACGGAACGGCCTCCCCAGAGTAACCGATGTGGTCCTCTAAAAAGAGAACCCGCCGGGCGAAACCGGCGGATTCGTAAGAGGTTGCCAGTGCAATCGGCTTCAGCGGAACAGCTTCGCGTCCCACCGAAGTGGACGAGGGATCGAAAGCTGGGCCGCTCAGAACACCAGTTGCATGCGGAACTAGGCGAGCAAGCCGTCCATGGTCGAGACCAGCGATTTCACCGCGTCGACGCTGTTTTGGAATGCCTTCGTTTCGTCTTCGGTGAGCGTCAATTCGATGATCCGCTCCACGCCACCGCTGCCGAGGACAACAGGGACGCCGACATAGTAACCACCCACGCCGTATTCGGATTGGCAGTAGGCGGCGACTGGAATCACGCGTTTTTTGTCTTTGACAACCGCTTCGACCATTTGGGCACAAGCGGCCGCGGGAGCGTAATAGGCGCTGCCGGTCTTCAGCAACGAGACGATTTCGGCTCCGCCCTTGCGGGTGCGATCGACGATTTCGTCCAAGCGTTCTTTGGCGATCAACTGGGTGACGGGGATGCCACCAACGCTGGTGCAGCTTGGGATCGGCACCATGGTGTCGCCGTGTCCGCCCATGAGCAGGGCGCTGATGTCTTCGACGCTGACGCCCAGTTCCATGGCCAGGAAAGTGCGGTACCGAGCGGTATCCAGGACGCCGGCTTGGCCGCAAACTTTGGCGGGATCAAAGCCGGTGACCTTGAACATCTGTTGCACCATCGCGTCCAGCGGGTTGCTGACGACGATCACAACGGCGTTGGGGCTGGTGGCTTTGATTTGCTCGGCAACGCTGGTGACAATTTTGGCGTTGGTGGCCAACAAGTCGTCGCGGCTCATGCCAGGTTTACGTGGGATGCCCGCGGTGACCACGATCACATCGCTGTCAGCGGTGTCGGCGTAGTCGGTGGTGCCGACGATGTTGGAATCAAAGCCCATGATCGGGGAGGCTTGCATCAAATCTAAAGCCTTGCCGCGTGGCATGTCTTCAGTTTGAGGGATGTCCAGCAAAACGACGTCGCCGAGTTCAGCGGCGGCACACCAGTGAGCACAGGTGGCACCAACATTTCCGGCTCCGACGATGGTGATTTTCGCGCGACGCATGAGAGCTTTCTTGGGGGGATCGTGGGTAGGTGGGCAAGGTCAATACACCGCTTATGGTCAGCGGCGCTACCCGGAGCGTCAAGAGGGCGACGGGGGCTCGCAGGTACCTGCTGGCTCGCCGGTTTTTCACGTTCTCGCAAGCGAACTCGAAGCCGTCGCTGGTGGACCGCGACGCCGTATCGCGGACGCGAAAAGCTGAGCGTAGAAATAAAACGAGCCAGTTTTGCTTCATGCAAAACTGGCTTCGCTCTGTCACCGTTCTAAATCGGAACCCGACGCGGACGATCCATGTTCAACGTCGGAATTTAAATTTCCAATGCACCTTGATTGCGTGAGAGAAATCAAGAAGCACTGCCGGGTAACAATTCAAATGAAAAGGGAGTGACGTCCGTGTCAATCAAAGCAAAACCACTTTGACGTGGAGTCCAAACCGTCTCCCGTGAATCGTGCACAATCGTTGTGACGAACAAAAACACGGCGAAGCCCTTCGCCGCGAATCAGTCAATGGGAACTTGCCGAGTCACGAACGTGACGGGAAAGAATTTGATCGCTTGCCAGGAAGGACGTCGAAGAGAGTGTGTGGTGATCGGTGCTTGTCAGACTGAAAAGGAATTCTGGCAAACCGCATCGAACACACTCCATTGGAAGAGACGAACATCGACCACAATCGGCTGAACGAAAAGTTCATTGCAACCGCCTCACCGGAGTCTCGGAGGGGGCGATGATGTGTGGGTCAAGCGAGCGAAAATTTGGCGTGGTGAACGAACGATGTCAACAACAAAGTGATCAAAAAAATGAGTCGTCCGACCGGCCAATTGATTTGACCGTGAAAATTGCGACTCGATCGAGTGAAGTTTTTTTTGTTCGCGTTTTGAAATCGGTTCGCGGACTTGATCCGTCGAACAAAGATGACTTGCTGGTGCAACATCGGCGTATGCATCTGGCGTATCATGCGATGGTGTGGCTTCCTTTTCTTTGTCGTGGCGATCGATTTCAATGCCAACGATGACGCCTTCGTCATCCACGTCGCGAATCCATTTGAGCTGTTGTGAACGATCCGATCGAATCGTCTGAGTCCATCCCGAACCCGTCACCGCAGATAGATGACGCGTTGGTTGGTGACGCGCCGGTAAACCTCGCGCCGAACGTTCCGAGTGACTCCAATCAATCAGTGGATTTTCCCACGCCAGATTACTGGTTCAGCGATGACTACGTTGCGCAAATGCATCGCACCATCGGA containing:
- the mdh gene encoding malate dehydrogenase — protein: MRRAKITIVGAGNVGATCAHWCAAAELGDVVLLDIPQTEDMPRGKALDLMQASPIMGFDSNIVGTTDYADTADSDVIVVTAGIPRKPGMSRDDLLATNAKIVTSVAEQIKATSPNAVVIVVSNPLDAMVQQMFKVTGFDPAKVCGQAGVLDTARYRTFLAMELGVSVEDISALLMGGHGDTMVPIPSCTSVGGIPVTQLIAKERLDEIVDRTRKGGAEIVSLLKTGSAYYAPAAACAQMVEAVVKDKKRVIPVAAYCQSEYGVGGYYVGVPVVLGSGGVERIIELTLTEDETKAFQNSVDAVKSLVSTMDGLLA